In a genomic window of Thermosynechococcus sp. CL-1:
- a CDS encoding DUF2996 domain-containing protein: protein MAEETPTQAPKKEKPPAIEDKPFAEFINEAFLPALQNALSAKVGDVSLRLEENTVMGEWGKGMYQFRLYFLEGDIQGPKAFVCSSGGITPSTIEPFLGDERKVTLDLLVFGVMQRLNGQKWLGGN, encoded by the coding sequence ATGGCAGAAGAGACGCCCACCCAAGCCCCCAAAAAAGAAAAGCCCCCCGCCATTGAGGATAAACCCTTTGCTGAGTTTATTAATGAGGCTTTTTTGCCTGCTCTCCAGAACGCCCTCAGCGCCAAAGTGGGGGATGTGAGTCTGCGCCTAGAGGAGAATACCGTGATGGGTGAGTGGGGCAAGGGAATGTATCAGTTTCGCCTCTACTTCCTAGAGGGGGATATCCAAGGGCCGAAGGCTTTTGTCTGTAGCAGCGGTGGCATTACCCCCAGCACCATTGAGCCATTTTTGGGGGATGAGCGTAAAGTAACGCTTGATCTCCTAGTCTTTGGGGTGATGCAGCGCCTGAATGGCCAAAAGTGGTTGGGAGGCAATTAG
- the rimI gene encoding ribosomal protein S18-alanine N-acetyltransferase: MGQLELRRPTIKDLDSIVQLDQVCLKGFWSHQGYARELENPQHTLLVVATLDQVWGCGVSWGIADELHLVLLMVHPQYRRQGLAGLLLCRLLQLGHQGGDRQWATLEVRASNAAAQRLYQHFGFELVGRRPHYYENPPEDALILWRNHLNTPEMGQELEQHWQHWRSRVEAQGWLLSDRTERT; the protein is encoded by the coding sequence ATGGGGCAATTAGAATTACGACGCCCAACGATCAAGGATTTAGATAGCATCGTTCAACTGGATCAGGTGTGTCTGAAGGGCTTTTGGTCGCACCAGGGCTATGCCCGTGAGTTGGAGAATCCGCAACATACGCTGCTGGTGGTGGCCACCCTTGATCAAGTGTGGGGCTGTGGCGTGAGCTGGGGGATTGCCGATGAATTGCACCTTGTGTTGCTGATGGTGCATCCGCAGTACCGGCGGCAGGGGTTAGCGGGGTTACTGCTGTGTCGGCTCTTGCAACTGGGGCATCAAGGGGGCGATCGCCAGTGGGCAACGTTGGAAGTACGCGCCAGCAATGCAGCCGCCCAACGACTCTATCAGCACTTTGGCTTTGAACTGGTCGGACGGCGTCCCCACTACTACGAGAACCCCCCAGAGGATGCCCTGATTCTTTGGCGCAATCACCTCAATACTCCCGAAATGGGGCAGGAACTTGAGCAGCACTGGCAGCACTGGCGATCGCGGGTTGAGGCGCAAGGTTGGTTGCTCAGCGATCGCACTGAGAGAACCTAG
- a CDS encoding Bax inhibitor-1 family protein, translating into MSSTSNFQEAIREARSSAIVGPNVIRNALPFVGGGLVLTAVGSWGGLGVLAAAPQLFMPTFIVAIIAELVLFFVAQGAARKGNNGLALPLLATYSLLSGYTLSGLIALALSTVGIMGIIIAAGGCGITFMAASPIGSNLSERDGFALAKTVQLGIIALLVVLVLQLVFSFFGVFTPTFLEIAISGIGVVLFVGAAVVDFFVLPRTYRDDQYLSAALSMYLTYINLFIFILRLLIALNRSR; encoded by the coding sequence GTGAGTAGTACCAGTAACTTTCAAGAGGCGATTCGCGAGGCGCGTAGTAGCGCGATCGTCGGTCCCAATGTGATTCGCAATGCCCTGCCCTTTGTCGGTGGTGGCCTCGTCCTGACGGCGGTGGGTAGCTGGGGTGGTCTGGGCGTGCTTGCTGCTGCGCCCCAACTCTTCATGCCCACGTTTATTGTGGCCATTATTGCTGAACTTGTCCTCTTTTTTGTGGCGCAGGGAGCCGCTCGCAAAGGGAACAATGGGCTAGCCCTACCCCTGTTGGCCACCTACAGTTTGCTGTCGGGTTATACGCTCTCTGGATTGATTGCCCTTGCCCTCAGCACCGTGGGCATTATGGGGATCATCATTGCCGCTGGCGGCTGTGGCATCACGTTTATGGCCGCTAGTCCCATTGGTTCCAATCTGTCGGAACGCGATGGCTTTGCCCTTGCCAAAACGGTACAACTGGGGATTATTGCCCTGCTGGTGGTGCTCGTTCTCCAGTTAGTCTTCAGCTTCTTTGGTGTCTTTACACCCACGTTTCTGGAAATTGCGATTTCTGGCATTGGTGTCGTGCTCTTTGTGGGGGCTGCGGTGGTGGACTTCTTTGTGCTGCCCCGTACCTACCGCGATGATCAGTACCTCTCTGCTGCCCTTTCGATGTACCTGACCTACATCAACCTGTTTATCTTTATCCTGCGGTTACTGATTGCCCTCAATCGCAGTCGCTAA
- the murI gene encoding glutamate racemase, translating into MDNWHKTSLGLNPLGAIGVFDSGVGGLTVLQALQRLLPQESFLYFGDTARLPYGTRRRSEILQYVREILTWMHSQGVKMAVMACNTSSALALAQVRSEFPFPILGLIVPAAKMAVTLGKRIGVIATPATVKSGAYARALQELSPTVAIAQVACPEFVPLVESNCLEGDRVHRIVCQTLNPLVQFDPDTLIYGCTHYPHLRPVIEQYLPATVHHLDPAHAVARATVRKLEAMNLATPCPQGQVHFYVSGIPEQFAQLASQWLGYYPTVEHLSLSVLTQFYPPLEITAPPPEVSVVVAS; encoded by the coding sequence GTGGACAACTGGCACAAGACATCCCTAGGGCTAAATCCTCTGGGAGCGATTGGCGTGTTTGACAGTGGGGTGGGGGGCCTAACGGTTTTACAGGCACTCCAACGCCTTTTACCCCAAGAATCGTTTCTCTACTTTGGGGATACAGCACGGTTGCCCTATGGAACTCGCCGCCGCAGTGAAATCCTGCAATATGTGCGGGAGATTTTGACGTGGATGCATTCCCAAGGCGTCAAGATGGCGGTAATGGCCTGCAATACTAGTTCAGCCCTTGCCTTGGCACAGGTTCGCAGTGAGTTTCCCTTTCCGATCCTTGGCTTGATTGTCCCCGCTGCCAAGATGGCAGTCACGCTGGGAAAGCGCATTGGTGTCATTGCTACCCCCGCAACGGTTAAAAGCGGTGCCTATGCACGGGCACTTCAGGAACTCTCACCCACAGTGGCGATCGCTCAAGTGGCTTGCCCTGAGTTTGTCCCCCTTGTGGAAAGCAATTGCCTAGAGGGCGATCGCGTCCACCGCATTGTTTGTCAGACCCTAAACCCCCTAGTTCAATTTGACCCCGATACCCTCATTTATGGTTGCACCCATTACCCCCACCTGCGCCCTGTGATTGAGCAGTATTTGCCCGCAACGGTTCATCACCTTGATCCTGCCCATGCCGTTGCCCGTGCAACAGTGCGCAAACTAGAAGCCATGAATTTAGCGACTCCTTGCCCCCAAGGCCAAGTGCACTTTTATGTCAGTGGGATACCCGAACAATTTGCCCAGTTAGCCAGTCAATGGCTGGGATACTACCCAACGGTGGAGCATCTATCCTTGAGTGTCTTGACCCAATTCTATCCGCCATTAGAGATAACCGCCCCGCCACCAGAGGTCTCCGTGGTTGTTGCCAGCTAG
- the alr gene encoding alanine racemase — protein MLSQEQLTSSHECERAWIEIDLAALAANTQHLRQWLAPTTELLAVVKADAYGHGALTVAQTVLAHGATWLGVATIPEGIALRQAGITAPILVLGSVNLPVQVQMMAEWQLQPTLSTPKQALIFSDYADHLREPLDVHLMIDTGMSRLGCPWQDAVGFVQFVQRLPNLRIQGIYSHFASADDPDPSLMHQQQAYFEQVCQELAPLGLGSVRRHMANSAATLANRSSHYDMVRIGLSLYGVYPAPHLREVVPLRPVMQVRSRITLLKEIPAHTGISYGHQFIAPKPMKIAVVGIGYADGVPRLLSNKLEVLVQGKRVRQVGAITMDQLMIDVSDIDGLQEGDVVTLLGEDGGDCLTVETWADTLGTITWEILCGFKNRLPRIPVS, from the coding sequence ATGCTCAGTCAGGAACAGCTCACCAGTTCCCATGAGTGTGAGCGCGCGTGGATTGAAATTGATTTAGCGGCCTTGGCAGCCAATACCCAACATCTTCGCCAATGGCTGGCACCAACAACGGAACTTTTAGCCGTGGTGAAAGCAGATGCCTATGGTCATGGTGCCCTCACGGTGGCACAGACGGTTTTAGCCCACGGTGCAACTTGGCTAGGGGTGGCAACAATTCCCGAAGGGATTGCCCTACGGCAGGCGGGGATTACAGCGCCAATTTTGGTCTTGGGATCCGTCAATTTGCCCGTGCAGGTGCAGATGATGGCCGAGTGGCAGCTTCAGCCCACCCTCTCTACACCCAAGCAAGCCCTAATTTTCTCCGACTACGCCGATCATCTGCGGGAACCCCTTGATGTCCATTTGATGATTGATACGGGCATGTCTCGCTTGGGCTGTCCGTGGCAAGATGCCGTGGGTTTTGTGCAGTTTGTGCAGCGGTTACCCAACCTCCGCATCCAAGGGATTTATTCCCACTTTGCCAGTGCCGATGACCCTGACCCCAGTTTGATGCACCAGCAGCAGGCCTATTTTGAGCAGGTGTGTCAAGAACTTGCTCCCCTTGGGTTGGGATCGGTGCGGCGTCACATGGCGAATTCAGCCGCCACCTTGGCCAATCGCAGTAGCCACTATGACATGGTGCGGATTGGTTTGAGTCTCTACGGTGTGTATCCTGCCCCCCATTTACGGGAAGTGGTGCCGCTGCGACCAGTCATGCAAGTGCGATCGCGCATTACCCTGTTGAAGGAGATTCCCGCCCATACGGGCATTAGCTATGGCCACCAATTCATTGCCCCCAAGCCGATGAAAATTGCCGTTGTGGGCATTGGCTACGCTGATGGGGTGCCCCGCCTTCTTTCCAACAAGCTCGAAGTCTTGGTTCAGGGAAAACGGGTGCGCCAAGTGGGGGCCATTACGATGGATCAACTGATGATTGATGTCAGTGACATTGATGGTCTTCAGGAGGGGGATGTGGTGACCCTTCTTGGCGAAGATGGGGGGGACTGCCTAACCGTAGAAACTTGGGCGGACACCCTAGGCACAATTACTTGGGAAATTCTCTGTGGCTTCAAGAACCGCTTGCCGCGTATTCCCGTGTCCTAA
- a CDS encoding nucleoside deaminase yields the protein MDEFMVAVIAEAEQGLKEGGIPIGSVLVRNGQIIGRGHNQRVQRGSPILHAEIDCLANAGRIGRYDDTVLYSTLMPCYLCAGAVVQFGIKKVIAGESQTFPGAREFMAAHGVEVIDLNLERCQQLMRDFITQHPQLWFEDIDKLTSEGE from the coding sequence ATGGATGAATTTATGGTGGCGGTGATCGCCGAGGCAGAGCAAGGACTCAAAGAGGGCGGCATTCCCATTGGCTCGGTCTTGGTGCGCAATGGCCAAATCATTGGTCGCGGCCACAACCAACGGGTGCAGCGGGGCAGTCCGATTCTGCATGCGGAGATTGACTGTCTGGCCAATGCGGGTCGCATCGGTCGCTACGATGATACAGTACTGTACTCAACCCTCATGCCCTGCTATCTCTGCGCCGGTGCGGTGGTGCAGTTTGGCATCAAAAAAGTGATTGCGGGTGAATCCCAGACCTTTCCGGGGGCGCGGGAGTTCATGGCAGCCCACGGCGTTGAGGTGATTGACCTGAACTTGGAGCGATGCCAGCAGTTAATGCGGGACTTTATTACGCAGCATCCCCAGCTTTGGTTTGAGGACATTGACAAACTCACCTCTGAAGGAGAGTAG
- a CDS encoding peroxiredoxin gives MAKSGWEAISESMATAIQVGDRAPDFELTAADGRKVKLSDFRGKKNVVLYFYPASETPGCTIQACAFRDAYSVFQELGAEVIGISGDPVERQQGFQKNHQLPFLVLSDPGNKVRQQYGASSLFGLFPGRVTYVIDQKGVVRYVFDSMLNFKAHVDEALKILRQLASATA, from the coding sequence ATGGCCAAAAGTGGTTGGGAGGCAATTAGCGAGAGTATGGCCACAGCAATTCAAGTGGGCGATCGCGCCCCTGACTTTGAACTCACGGCTGCCGATGGCCGCAAGGTGAAGCTCTCCGACTTTCGTGGCAAAAAGAACGTTGTCCTCTACTTTTACCCCGCCTCAGAAACCCCCGGCTGCACGATTCAAGCCTGTGCCTTTCGCGATGCCTACAGTGTTTTCCAAGAACTGGGTGCTGAAGTGATTGGCATTAGTGGCGACCCCGTGGAGCGGCAGCAGGGCTTCCAGAAAAATCACCAACTCCCCTTTCTCGTCCTCAGTGATCCCGGCAACAAGGTTCGCCAGCAGTATGGTGCCTCTTCGCTCTTTGGTCTCTTTCCGGGGCGGGTCACCTATGTCATTGATCAAAAGGGTGTGGTGCGCTACGTTTTTGACTCTATGCTCAACTTCAAAGCCCATGTAGATGAGGCGCTCAAGATTTTGCGTCAGTTGGCCAGTGCCACTGCCTAA
- a CDS encoding ChuX/HutX family heme-like substrate-binding protein, which yields MADAPTMSDISPSFQQFLRDCEQLGLLRLVVTNETAVLEVRSPLTKVFYAELPKGRYANMHTEDFEFHLNMDQVAKIRFEEGQAKRGNFPTYAIRFLDANEKSVLSAFLQWGKPGEYAAGQVAAWHALRERYGTEWQPVVAALEAKASSATHG from the coding sequence ATGGCTGATGCACCAACGATGTCTGATATTTCTCCCTCCTTTCAGCAATTCCTCAGGGATTGTGAGCAATTGGGGCTACTGCGCCTTGTGGTTACAAACGAAACTGCCGTTCTGGAGGTGCGATCGCCCCTCACCAAGGTTTTCTATGCTGAACTGCCCAAGGGGCGCTATGCCAATATGCACACGGAGGACTTTGAGTTTCACTTGAATATGGATCAGGTGGCCAAAATTCGCTTTGAGGAAGGGCAAGCCAAGCGGGGCAACTTTCCTACCTACGCCATTCGCTTTCTCGATGCCAATGAGAAATCCGTCCTCAGTGCCTTTTTGCAGTGGGGTAAGCCCGGTGAATACGCCGCAGGTCAAGTGGCAGCTTGGCACGCCCTGCGGGAACGCTACGGTACAGAGTGGCAACCCGTGGTGGCAGCCCTTGAGGCAAAAGCGTCCAGCGCAACCCATGGATAG
- a CDS encoding transaldolase: MNLLEQLRQMTVVVADTGDILAIEKFTPRDATTNPSLITAAAQMKEYQPIVDETLRKAKADLGSGATPREIVSLAVDRLAVAFGLKILQIIPGRVSTEVDARLSYDTEATVQKARELIGQYEAAGVGRDRVLIKIASTWEGIRAAEILEKEGIHCNLTLLFGFHQAIACAEAGVTLISPFVGRILDWYKKKTGRAEYPGPEDPGVISVTKIYNYYKKFGYPTEVMGASFRNIGEIIELAGCDLLTISPALLQELQNTSGELKRKLDPAIAATLDIEKVAMDEATFRRMHAADEMASEKLDEGIKGFTKALETLEDLLTQRLARLEGAETLTHAAEELFHVYDLDGDGIITREEWLGTDAVFDALDANHDGKVTPEDMGAGLGVVLHLAKAK, from the coding sequence ATGAACTTGCTGGAACAGTTGCGACAAATGACAGTTGTGGTCGCTGATACGGGAGACATCCTCGCCATTGAAAAATTCACCCCCCGCGATGCCACCACGAATCCCTCGTTGATTACAGCTGCTGCCCAAATGAAGGAGTACCAGCCCATTGTCGATGAAACCCTGCGCAAAGCCAAAGCTGATTTGGGGTCTGGTGCTACTCCCCGTGAGATTGTCTCCCTTGCTGTGGATCGCTTGGCGGTGGCCTTTGGCTTGAAAATTTTGCAAATTATCCCCGGTCGGGTCTCAACGGAAGTAGATGCGCGGCTCTCCTACGATACAGAAGCTACAGTGCAAAAGGCGCGGGAGTTGATTGGCCAATACGAAGCCGCAGGCGTGGGGCGCGATCGCGTGCTGATTAAAATTGCCTCGACTTGGGAAGGCATTCGTGCAGCCGAAATTCTCGAAAAAGAGGGCATTCACTGCAATTTAACCCTGCTGTTTGGCTTCCATCAGGCGATCGCCTGCGCTGAGGCGGGTGTGACATTGATTTCCCCCTTTGTTGGGCGCATTCTCGACTGGTACAAGAAAAAAACAGGTCGTGCCGAGTATCCGGGGCCTGAGGATCCAGGGGTGATTTCCGTCACCAAAATCTACAACTACTACAAGAAATTCGGCTATCCTACCGAAGTGATGGGCGCCAGCTTCCGCAACATTGGCGAAATTATTGAACTGGCCGGCTGCGATTTGCTCACCATTTCCCCGGCCTTGCTCCAAGAGCTACAAAATACCAGTGGCGAGCTAAAACGCAAGTTGGATCCGGCGATCGCTGCCACCCTTGACATTGAAAAAGTCGCTATGGATGAAGCCACCTTCCGCAGGATGCACGCGGCTGATGAGATGGCCAGTGAAAAACTGGATGAGGGCATTAAGGGCTTCACCAAGGCACTGGAGACCCTTGAGGATCTCTTGACGCAGCGACTGGCCCGCCTTGAAGGGGCGGAAACCCTCACCCATGCAGCAGAAGAACTCTTCCATGTCTATGACCTCGATGGCGATGGCATTATTACCCGCGAAGAGTGGCTGGGAACGGATGCAGTGTTTGATGCCCTCGATGCCAACCACGATGGTAAGGTGACCCCGGAGGACATGGGAGCAGGCTTGGGGGTGGTGCTGCACTTGGCCAAGGCCAAATAA
- the aroC gene encoding chorismate synthase, whose amino-acid sequence MGNTFGHLFRVTTFGESHGGGVGVVVDGCPPRLELSEADIQKELDRRRPGQSRLTTPRQESDRCEILSGVFEGKTLGTPIAILVRNKDTRPEDYAEMAQVYRPSHADATYDGKYGIRNWQGGGRSSARETIGRVAAGAIARKILAQVAGTEIIAYVKRVKDIEAIVDPNTVAAAAVEANIMRCPDATTAEKMIALVDEVRRQANSIGGVIECVVRNVPVGLGSPVFDKLEADLAKGVMSLPASKGFEIGSGFAGTLLTGQEHNDEFYTDEQGRIRTRTNRSGGVQGGISNGENIILRVAFKPTATIGQAQKTVNQAGEETILAAKGRHDPCVLPRAVPMVEAMVALVLCDHLLRDHAQCHLLFSDCD is encoded by the coding sequence ATGGGCAATACGTTTGGGCATCTCTTTCGCGTCACCACCTTTGGTGAATCCCACGGGGGCGGTGTGGGGGTGGTTGTGGATGGCTGCCCTCCCCGATTGGAACTGTCAGAAGCGGATATTCAAAAGGAACTGGATCGCCGCCGCCCCGGCCAAAGTCGTCTCACGACCCCTCGCCAAGAGAGCGATCGCTGTGAAATTCTCTCCGGGGTCTTTGAGGGCAAAACCCTCGGCACGCCCATTGCGATTCTGGTGCGCAACAAGGACACTCGCCCCGAAGATTATGCCGAAATGGCACAGGTCTATCGTCCCTCCCATGCAGATGCTACCTATGACGGCAAATACGGGATTCGCAACTGGCAAGGGGGTGGGCGTTCCTCGGCACGGGAAACCATTGGGCGGGTTGCAGCGGGGGCGATCGCCCGCAAAATTCTGGCTCAAGTCGCGGGTACCGAAATCATTGCCTACGTCAAGCGGGTCAAGGACATTGAAGCCATTGTTGATCCTAATACCGTGGCAGCGGCTGCCGTTGAGGCGAATATCATGCGCTGTCCCGATGCCACCACCGCAGAAAAGATGATTGCCCTTGTGGATGAGGTGCGGCGGCAAGCCAACTCCATTGGCGGTGTCATTGAGTGTGTGGTTCGCAATGTGCCTGTTGGCCTAGGCTCCCCCGTCTTTGACAAACTAGAAGCAGATCTTGCCAAGGGGGTGATGTCGCTGCCCGCCAGTAAGGGCTTTGAAATTGGTTCTGGCTTTGCCGGTACCCTGCTCACGGGTCAAGAGCACAATGACGAGTTCTATACCGATGAACAGGGGCGCATTCGCACCCGCACCAATCGTTCTGGGGGGGTTCAGGGGGGCATCTCCAATGGCGAAAACATTATTTTGCGGGTAGCTTTTAAGCCCACCGCCACCATTGGCCAAGCCCAGAAAACCGTGAACCAAGCAGGCGAGGAGACAATTCTAGCGGCAAAAGGGCGGCATGATCCCTGTGTGTTACCGCGAGCGGTGCCGATGGTCGAGGCAATGGTAGCTCTCGTTCTCTGTGACCATCTGCTCCGGGATCATGCCCAGTGTCATCTGCTGTTTAGCGACTGCGATTGA
- the rfbB gene encoding dTDP-glucose 4,6-dehydratase produces MIKFLVTGGGGFIGANFVRLALTEGWGAVLNLDKVTYACHPGTLAMLEQLPNYQFVKGDVGDRPLVQELLQTFQPDAVIHFAAESHVDRSINSPQDFIQTNVVGTANLLEEVKTYWQQLPTGAQEQFRFIHISTDEVYGSLGPEDPPFREDTPYAPNSPYAASKAASDHLVRAYHHTYGLPTLTTNCSNNYGPYQFPEKLIPLTICQALAGQPLPIYGDGQNVRDWLYVEDHCRAVYTVWQKGQVGETYNIGGNCEKPNLEVVQTLCDLLQTLVPRSDLNYRSLITFVSDRPGHDRRYAIDARKIQRELGWQPQETFSSGLEKTVQWYLAHQDWVEAARTADYSAWLATHYGSVLSHCP; encoded by the coding sequence ATGATCAAGTTTTTGGTAACGGGTGGGGGTGGTTTTATTGGCGCCAACTTTGTGCGCTTAGCCCTTACGGAAGGCTGGGGTGCAGTGCTCAACCTCGATAAAGTGACCTATGCCTGCCACCCTGGAACCTTGGCCATGCTGGAGCAACTGCCCAATTATCAGTTTGTCAAGGGGGATGTGGGCGATCGCCCCCTTGTCCAAGAGCTATTGCAAACCTTTCAGCCCGATGCCGTGATTCACTTTGCTGCCGAAAGCCATGTGGATCGCTCCATCAATAGTCCCCAAGACTTTATCCAAACCAATGTTGTGGGCACCGCCAATCTCCTAGAGGAGGTCAAAACCTACTGGCAACAGTTACCCACTGGAGCACAGGAGCAGTTCCGCTTCATTCATATTTCCACCGATGAAGTCTATGGCAGCCTTGGCCCTGAGGATCCGCCCTTTCGCGAAGACACCCCCTACGCCCCCAACAGCCCCTATGCCGCCTCAAAGGCCGCCTCAGATCACCTTGTGCGTGCCTACCACCACACCTACGGTCTGCCCACCCTGACAACCAATTGCTCCAACAACTACGGCCCCTACCAGTTCCCCGAAAAACTGATTCCCCTGACGATCTGCCAAGCCCTAGCGGGGCAACCGCTACCCATTTATGGCGATGGTCAAAATGTACGGGATTGGCTCTACGTTGAAGATCACTGCCGCGCGGTCTATACCGTTTGGCAAAAGGGTCAGGTGGGGGAAACCTACAACATTGGTGGCAACTGCGAAAAGCCGAACCTTGAGGTGGTGCAAACCCTCTGTGATCTGCTGCAAACCCTTGTGCCCCGGTCTGATTTGAATTACCGCAGCTTGATTACCTTTGTGAGCGATCGCCCCGGCCACGATCGCCGCTACGCCATTGACGCCCGTAAAATTCAGCGAGAATTGGGGTGGCAGCCCCAAGAAACCTTCAGCAGTGGCCTCGAAAAGACGGTGCAGTGGTATCTTGCCCATCAAGATTGGGTGGAAGCAGCGCGCACCGCCGACTACAGTGCTTGGCTGGCAACCCACTATGGCAGCGTTCTTAGTCATTGCCCATGA
- a CDS encoding TIGR01777 family oxidoreductase: MRVVVTGATGFVGQQVVSALSDRGDHVVALVRSPAKAAKQFAGMTHVEWVGYTPKAAGDWFAALEGADAVINLAGEPLANGRWTAQRKQEIYDSRVVGTQQLVRAIAQCQQRPQVLVSTSAIGYYGTSDTEMFVETHAAGNDFLAKVCVDWEAAAQGVTDLGVRLVILRFGIVLGEQGALAKLLLPFQLYLGGPLGSGQQWFSWIHQQDLVRLILAAVDQAGMQGVYNATAPEPLTMADFCRVLGEVMQRPSWLPVPAPVLQLLLGEGADVVLKGQRVLPERTLATGFQFDYPNAKAALTILLKPRYTDGSR, translated from the coding sequence ATGAGAGTCGTTGTAACCGGTGCTACTGGATTTGTCGGGCAGCAGGTCGTCAGCGCCCTGAGCGATCGCGGCGATCACGTGGTTGCCTTAGTACGCTCCCCGGCGAAAGCCGCCAAACAATTCGCTGGCATGACCCATGTTGAATGGGTGGGCTATACCCCCAAAGCCGCTGGGGACTGGTTTGCTGCTCTTGAGGGGGCGGATGCAGTAATTAACTTGGCAGGAGAACCCCTTGCCAATGGTCGCTGGACAGCGCAGCGCAAACAGGAGATCTACGATAGCCGGGTTGTCGGCACACAGCAGTTGGTGCGGGCGATCGCCCAATGTCAACAGCGCCCGCAGGTATTGGTCTCCACCTCTGCCATTGGCTACTACGGCACTAGCGATACAGAAATGTTTGTCGAAACCCATGCAGCGGGAAATGATTTTCTGGCCAAGGTCTGTGTGGACTGGGAAGCGGCTGCCCAAGGGGTAACGGATTTAGGGGTGCGGTTAGTGATTCTCCGTTTTGGCATTGTCCTCGGCGAGCAGGGGGCACTGGCCAAGCTCCTATTGCCCTTTCAGTTATATCTAGGGGGGCCCCTTGGCTCGGGTCAGCAGTGGTTTTCGTGGATCCATCAGCAGGACTTAGTGCGCCTGATTCTAGCCGCAGTGGATCAAGCGGGAATGCAGGGGGTTTACAATGCCACCGCCCCAGAGCCACTGACGATGGCGGACTTTTGCCGTGTATTAGGAGAGGTGATGCAGCGCCCCTCTTGGTTGCCTGTGCCTGCCCCAGTTCTCCAATTGCTGCTTGGGGAAGGAGCTGATGTGGTGCTCAAGGGGCAGCGGGTCTTGCCGGAGCGAACGCTGGCTACGGGATTTCAATTTGACTACCCCAACGCCAAGGCAGCTCTCACCATCCTCCTCAAACCACGATATACTGATGGTTCCCGCTAG
- a CDS encoding DUF928 domain-containing protein encodes MRSYLALVPAVTLFLLPLGSLSLAQGTTPVVSQPSSLVARLRANLPNRGVPGSRFGGATRGACVSGSERLTALLPDTHLGQTAVATPTLFVFVPKSKATQGEVVIADAEHRPLATMVVDLPAEPGILALKPNVQLQPGQDYRWTFTLLCGADADDPSAFISVSGVISRVQPATDLAKQLQGKSGGDRLGAAVDAGLWYETLAILAELQGNEATRNLARSEWVAVLSAVGLGSIAQAPLVQ; translated from the coding sequence ATGCGTTCCTACCTTGCCCTTGTACCTGCGGTGACCCTCTTTCTGTTGCCCCTTGGTTCTCTCAGCCTTGCGCAGGGAACGACCCCTGTGGTGAGTCAGCCTTCCAGTCTTGTGGCGCGGCTGCGGGCGAATCTGCCGAACCGTGGTGTTCCCGGTAGTCGCTTTGGGGGGGCAACCCGTGGAGCCTGTGTTAGCGGCAGTGAACGTTTAACCGCCTTACTCCCTGATACCCACCTTGGCCAAACGGCTGTGGCGACACCAACCCTCTTTGTTTTTGTGCCCAAGAGCAAAGCCACGCAGGGGGAAGTGGTGATTGCTGATGCTGAGCATCGTCCCCTAGCAACAATGGTGGTGGATCTACCCGCTGAACCGGGGATTCTGGCACTGAAGCCCAATGTGCAACTCCAACCCGGCCAAGACTACCGCTGGACCTTTACCCTACTGTGTGGTGCTGATGCCGATGATCCCTCCGCCTTTATCTCTGTCAGTGGCGTGATTTCGCGGGTGCAGCCGGCCACGGATTTGGCAAAGCAACTTCAGGGCAAGAGTGGGGGCGATCGCCTTGGGGCAGCAGTTGATGCGGGTCTTTGGTACGAAACCTTGGCGATTTTGGCCGAGCTGCAAGGGAATGAAGCCACACGGAACCTAGCCCGCAGTGAATGGGTCGCCGTATTATCTGCCGTTGGTCTAGGGAGTATTGCCCAAGCACCCCTAGTACAATAA
- a CDS encoding iron-sulfur cluster assembly accessory protein, whose protein sequence is MVELTPAAIQELERLQAHGVSRGRAAILRIQVQPSECSDWRYDLALVAEPEPTDVLTQSQGWTIAIAAEAAEMLRGLRVDYIEDLMGGAFRFHNPNASQTCGCGMAFRVSGS, encoded by the coding sequence ATGGTGGAATTGACCCCCGCAGCCATTCAAGAGTTGGAACGTCTCCAAGCCCATGGCGTCAGTCGAGGTCGGGCCGCGATTCTACGGATTCAGGTGCAACCCAGTGAGTGCAGTGACTGGCGCTACGATCTTGCCCTTGTGGCCGAACCCGAGCCGACGGATGTGCTCACCCAGTCCCAAGGCTGGACGATCGCGATCGCGGCGGAAGCGGCTGAGATGTTGCGGGGCTTGCGGGTGGATTACATCGAAGACTTAATGGGGGGCGCTTTTCGCTTCCACAATCCCAATGCCAGTCAAACCTGTGGCTGTGGCATGGCCTTTCGGGTGAGCGGATCGTAG